Sequence from the Pan paniscus chromosome 12, NHGRI_mPanPan1-v2.0_pri, whole genome shotgun sequence genome:
GACGACAGCATACATCCAGCCTCTGCTCTGTgagtgtctgtatgtgtgtcttGTGTGTCCGCGTGTTTGTGGGTGTGCATCGGGGCAGTGAAGGGTAGCACTGAGCAGCTGCTGGCAACTGGGCCTCACCTGCAGCCCTGCTTTTTTATTTGTGTGGCCCATTGGATCCCAACTGCCTTCTGTTTTATCCCTGGCTTTATGGGGGCCATCTTCCCAGCTGCCTCCCATTCCGTCCTTGGCTCTATGGGGCCATCTTCCCAGCTGCCTCCCATTCCATCCTTTGCTCTAAGGGGCCATCTTCCCAGCTGCCTCCTATTCCATCCTTGGCTCTAAGGGGCCATCTTCCCAGCTGCCTCCCATTCCATCCTTTGCTCTAAGGGGCCATCTTCCCAGCTGCCTCCTGTTCCATCCTTGGCTCTATGGGGCCAATCTTCCCAGCTGCTTCCAGTTCCAACCTTTGCTCTATGGAGCCATCTTCCCAGCTGCCTCCTGTTTTGTCCTTGGGTCTATGGGGCTGTCTTCCCAGCTGCCTGCCATTCTATCCTTGGCTCTATGGGGCCATCTTCCCAGctgtctccagttccatcctttGCTCTATGGGGCCAGATTTCCAGCTGCCTCCTGTTTTGTCCTTGGCTCTATGGGGCCATCTTCCCAGCTGCCTTGAGTTCTAACCCTGCCTCTATGGTGGCCATCTTCCTCTGTATCCCATTCCACCCTTGGCTCTATGGGGCCATCTTCCCAGCTGCTTCCAGTTCCATCCTTTGCTCTATGGAGCCATCTTCCCAGCTGCCTCCTGTTCCATCCTTGGCTCTATGGGGTCATCCTCCCAGACACCTCCAGTTTCACCGTTGGCTCTATGGGGCCATCTTTCCAGCTTCCCCCCGTTCCACCCTTGCCATTGTGTCCTTATTGGGTCATTTGTCAACAGCGTCTGCTTAGCATCAAGCAGTGGTCCTGGATCCTCTCAGGTGTGGCCCTTGTGGTGATGGACATGATCAGTGCATGTGGGGAGTGGCCAGTGATCACATGGTCACATGGAGGTGCTACCCTCACTGTTCTAGGAAGGATACACGTGGGTTCTGTGGGCCATGGAGGTCGTGCCAGGCTCTGAGCCAGGGTCATGGAACTGAGAGCCACAGGACAGATTTGAGTCAATTGGTTTATCAGGAGCAGTAACAGTGACTCACAGAGGGCCCGCCTCCAAGGGCCTTGTACAAACAGCACCCCATTTCCAGGACCCACAGAGGCCCATGTGGCTGCAAGGGTGAAAtggggtgggctggggtgggACGGACCCTGCATGTGCCCTACCCACCCCTGCCAgaccacacattttttttttttttttttttgtatttaagaggaagaggaggaagaccgaagggggagagagaaaaacagaggcagagaggaggaaagagcagTGAAGGCTGTGACCAGATTCTCCTGAGGGACATGAACCACCTGACTGGGTTCTCTAACGTGGGCACCTGCCGCTGGCTTGTGTGTTTGGACTTCTGCTTCCGGTGGCGTCTTCTCTGGCTGGCTGGTATCTTCCGAATGCTGACTTCTGTGGACTGAGAGGTCTTGCACCCCAGTTTCCCCTTCCCAAGGAAGTGACAAGGGAGAACTGGGCTTTGCCTCTGTCTCTGAGGGCTCCGAACACCCAGGCCACCCTTAGCCATCCCTGTTGGAGCCACTGCTGCCAGGAAGAACCCCAAGCCAATTCTTGCTGCCATTCTGTCTCCCTCCCCAGGAGTGCTGGCCACAATGTCTCTACCCGTTTGGTAGCCCAGTCTCCCTTATCAATGTCCATCTACACTAGCTGGTTTGAGGGCTTCTTCTGGATGTTCTGCCTGGGGGCGCAGCAGGCAGAAGGGAGGGCAGCTGGTGTCCAGAGCCCCCCTAGGCAGGCCAGCCTGCTGTGCCAGCACGGGTCCCCTCCAGGGCCTGTGCCCTTCTGGGCAGCCTCATTGCTCAATGGCCACCCACCTCCCCAAGGCCAAGAAAGCAACTGCCCTTCCACGGCCTGGGGTTCACTGAGTGAGGGCGTGAGCCTGGCACCCCCATCCAGTCTTCTTTTCAGTATGTCCAAAAAATTAAGTCATCTCATCATTGATATGCAATGTACATTGGTGGGGGcatcttttaaaactgaaatgagAGTAATATGATAAGGAAAGACAGACACAGGCCCAGCCCCTGCTCCCATTAGCAACTCCCATGAATGCAGCACAGCTGCAGGAGCTGGTCGGGCTGCTGCATCCTCTCCCCGCTGCAGCTGAGGGCGTTCTGAGTGAGAAATTAATTCCTCGTCGGAATTGTGTCTGAATTTAGCAGATAATAATTTTAGAGCTTTAAACTGACATTTTAAGAATGACCACTGTAATTCCTGCAAGCAACGATGGATTCCATAAATGATGGAGATTCTAAGAACAGGATTGATTTCCACAGGCCAGGGTTGTTGATGCCCTTTGGAATGGAGAGCTGTGAAGGGGAATGCCTAGGCCTCACAGAGGAGGCTCGTGACCCGGACAGGTGTGGGACTAGGGGCCATGTCTGTAGCTCCCCTGCTACGGAGCAGAATCTGCCTCTCCATAAGCGTAAGCTCTGGGGACTGACATCCACGCTGGGCCTGGCTCCTGCCTCCCGCCTcctgcccagcccctgccagCCGCACATGGTGGAGACCGGCTGCCCAAAGCTCTTGTTCTCAGATGTGGGCAGAATGGGAATCTGCCATGTGCccatggattaaaaaaaagaaacccaggcTGCTTTTCTGTCTGTTAGAAGGAGCCTGCACTTCAAGATAGTGgggatgtatattttaaaaaatttcacgcTCATGGGCCAAAGATTTTCCCGGGGCTGTGTGCTGATTTGCAGCCTATCATGTGTGGCTTTGGGACACTGGGGAAGGTGTGGAGCAGTTTAAGTGACAAACGGGTTGGAAAAGCAAAGGACACCAGGTGAGGATGATGGAATTTACatcctgttgcttccctgataGTTCCTGCCAATATGGGATCCCACTACTATCTTTCTGCcctaaaaatatgtgtatattgaGATAGAAACTGTTGTAATGGCTGCATGCATTCAgtagaggaaaggagagaagaaagaaggaacagaTTTAGTCC
This genomic interval carries:
- the LOC112438915 gene encoding uncharacterized protein LOC112438915, whose translation is MPQASSLQESGWGLRENSTHCDEWFCFLPRPPAVGSEWNFPRLASFSVAVREGTAAAPGPTELPELGPTAPSRLPCQGRKRPEWVFQSLKLLLCPLRKVRKADDSIHPASALPGLLMPFGMESCEGECLGLTEEARDPDRCGTRGHVCSSPATEQNLPLHKRKLWGLTSTLGLAPASRLLPSPCQPHMVETGCPKLLFSDVGRMGICHVPMD